The genomic window CCGCCCACACTCACGATCGAGTGTCGGTTGTGTTCGGCCATGCTGGTGCTGGAGGAGCGCTTCACGTAAGCGGCGCCGTGCGGTCCGCTTGCACCGACTCGGCTCAACGGGTTGCGCGCGCCGCCATTGGCTGTGATGGCATTCGAGCTGCCGTATGTGATGGACTCGTTGGAGGGTGTTATTTCGATGCGCGTCGCATGGCGGCCATCCTCAGAGAGTCGGCGTATATAGACTATCTCACGATGCTTCTCGGCGTTCGCGTTGTGCGCACGCATGGCGTGCACGTGGCTGGGAGGTGGCGGTGGCGGGCTTGGCAGTGGCTCGTCTTCAAGCTGCTGATTCTGGTATTGTCTGTGTTGATCTATATATtgttgctgtggttgttgttgttgctgcgcatTTGAACGTTGTTGTGGCTGAGCGCGTGAGCGATTTGAATAACGCAGCGGCTTGCCATCACTGTTCTGGAAGGGCATAAACTGCTGTGAAACACCAGGAAACTTATCGACGCTAATGTCTTCCTCAATAGCGGAATCACCGAACATTGAGCCACTGTAGTTGGGCGAACTGTTGCCGGTGGTAGATTGCTTCCAGTTCTGCTGCGCGGCGTGACCATTCGCATATTTGCCGGAGCTGGAATATTGTCCTTTCTTGATGGAGTGCGTGTAGTCGCGGGTACCACGTCGGCGTAGCGTGAAATCACGTCGCCCAGTATCTTGACATACCGAACGCCATTGCTTCCAGGCATGGCGCGCTAAGGGATCGGTTGGTCCCCACTCCTTCGCTGGTTTGGAGGCCTCGCAGATCATGCCGAAGAAATTGTACTCAACTTGACGGAATATCTGCACACAAGCTATTATGAAGATCACTGCTAGCGCGAGTAGAATGGGTGCCCAACGTGGTACGTACTCCGCCAGCAGATCGTACTGATCGTCGTCCGAACACCACCACACCAACAACGCGGTAAGTATGGCTGGGCAGACGCACCATAGCCACATCCAGCCTTTGAAGATCGGCCGTCCAATAGAGAATTCCAAATCAGTGTAGATATTCTTGACGCCATAAATCCAACTGATCGCAATCAACTCGAAGACAAGCGCCGTAATTAAGATTGTACCCACGATACGCGTATCCAAAATGCGCGCAATTATGAATTTCGGCGCGGCCAGCGATATGATCGTCATTACGAGCGCCACCAAGCTGATGACATAATTCGGATGGCGCGGCACCAACCGTGTGACCGTGTAGATGGACACCGTCATTGCCACAATAGCGGAAATAACGATCAACGCATAAATTAGTACGGGTATAATGCGTGCGATAAGCTCGTTGCTGGGGCGATCGTACATGACGCGATCGTAGACAGCTGTGAGTGGCTTGAGCTCCTCAATCATGGATCCACTATTCGCCGACAGGTCGAATTGTACCATAAATAAGGTGACAGCAATTGCATTCACCAGCAGGTTGAAGCACAAATAAACGATTGAAGTCCGCACGGCGTCGCCTTTGTACAGAAATTTTCCGGTGACTGCGGGCAAAGCGCCAAAGCCGCAGTTAGTGGCGAAAAGTACCTGCATCAATGCGTTGAACCAGATATTAGAGTCCATGAGTAACGTCGAGTCGAACGGCCAGAGCTCGGGAAAGTAGGAACGCTGGAACGAATTGTGCACTTCCCAGCCGGTGAGGCAACACAGCAGCATAAAGCCCAGTATGCCGAAGAAGAAGAGACTGCGGCGCAGGAAACGGCCATTGTGCGTGCTGTAGGAGTAGAAATGACCAAAAAACATGTAAGTCTTAATTGGAGTTTCATATTCATATAGACATAGGATAAGGCTAGATGTGTTTATACACGCACTTTCAATGTCAATCAAGAAACATTCTGAGCGACAAGTTGCTAAGGTTAAATGTCagcaacaaatacatatgtttgttttgaTCGGTTGTTACTTGAGCTACGAGTGAAGAATGGCTTCTGACGTCAGatgaaaacataaattaatgtCAAATTCGAACATCAAACAAGTTTGTAATTAAAacgtaattaaataataaaaaaaaaattcattgaattGTGTTTGCAGtaaaagcataatttttatgttttatttgattttttatttgactgaCAGAAAACAGAAAGAGAATTGGCCAACCGCTTGAGACAATGAAAAGAAGAATTTGCCAAAGTGACACACACCATGAACGCACGCGTgtgaaaagcaacaaatttaaataatttttaaaaatagaatagCAGTTAAATAGCCGcggatttataaaatttaacaagaCTTATgtcaaaaagaaacaaaacaaaaaacatttacataaaatattagcTGGGTATATCCAAATTAAGATGAAAGATTATGCGGATGTATCAATAAAATGTGCAAATGGGCTTGCTGAGAGTTTGTGTAtgaatgtgcatgtgtgtgtaagtgtgacTACAAttgcagtaaaaatattaatttatttgcatctAAATTTATGTTACATTTGAGTATTTAAAGTGTATTCATGTCTAATTAACTGATTTGCATGACTATCAATTACTCTGTCCGCTCGCAAAAAATCTcttattaatagaaaaaatgaaaaaagaaaagtaaggaagggctaaattcgggtaaaaccgaaaattttatgttcttgtaacttgcaaggatcaaaaCAGGGAAATGTCTTGGCAATATTACAAGACGGAAAGTGGGTAACCTATAATCTGCGCCagctaccgtgggataagtctccccaacatcgcatataaggttctaacgagtgtattgtgtgaaagattaaagtccaccgtcaacaaactgatgggactttatcagtgtggctataggcctagaaaatcaacaactaatCGGacattcaccatgtgccaagaCTTGGAAGAGACCTATGAAAAGAGATGTTTTGTCTGATTTTTTTAACCacgtaaaactaatacggctgtgtaaactgaagtTGAGCAATATCAACAGCTCCGTGAGGATAGGGAAGAACCTCTTCGAGtctttcgataccaaacgagattgcGACTCcaatcgtgtgacttcttcaatctactgctggagaaactaattcgagctgcagagctgaaccTTCTCTAGGTACAATCTACTACAAGATTGGcgtaacttcgaagtcgtagttaatttcgtctatcctggaaccagcattaaaaaCGTCGGACTCAAAATACAACGcataataactcttgccaacaggtgctacttcgaactgagtagacaattgagaagtaagttCTCTCTCCACTAACAAAGACCAAaatctacaagtcactcatcatccctgtcctgctatatgatgcagtgTCATGGACGATTACAACATCTGTATgtgatatatgacgacattgacatagttctggGAGTTAAGAGACAGCGGATCTGCTGGTTAGGCCATGTCGTACGAATGGATGAaaccactccagctctgagagtattcgacgcagtttCTGCCGGGGGCAGCAGAGGAACTCCGTTgcaaagaccaggtggagaaggacttagCTACACTTGGAGCCTACAATTGGATTACACTCATATACTCAGTTTTATCActattatacaaaattatacattaAAGCTCTGGGCTAATTGCACTAACTCTTTTTGTCGCTCTGATGTACTAGAGCACATATTCTCCATATTCCAAAAATCTATGATATactaaatcgaatttatatagtatatttcatAGATGAAcagatattttcgataaaaatttcgCAATAAAAACTAGACCCTGGATTTCAAATCGGCTCGTCATCTTGATCCTCTATATATTTACAATGCTTTTCGTATCTTGTTCTGGTTTAAATGATTAAACAACCGTTAGGAGAACAAAACTATTAGACTCTATAAAAGGATGAGTAGAGTAATTTTCCTCAAATTGTCATTAGCTGCCATGAAAAAAATAGCAGATAATCTATTTTGTCGAGATAGTTTATTTTcagattaaatttttaatgaaagatAGTCCAGAGAATATTTGACAGACGTGGAATAACTCACTGGTTGCCTACAGCAATTGAAACAATACTCATCTTTGTCTAAACGATAATTGAAACGTCACCGCAGAAAGCAAAAGTAATAattcttacttgttattaatGGCTATTTAACTGCACATTTCAACACACCGAATCAATTAGAGTACGGATCTAAGCAAATGCAAACAATCAATAAAAGTCTTTAGTTCTTTTTCCTCTCAATCGCCGGCATGATATTTTGGCAGTCATCAATTAGTTAAGTTAAGTAAGCAATTAATTTACGTTTCACTAACGAAATACTCACCACAACATGACCACGATCCAAATACCGATCAGTCCAACGGCCAGCATGCCGAAATACATGGGATTCTCCCAGAACGGCGTTAAGAACGTACGCTGCAAGCATTCTTGGCCGCTGTTTCCCGTCACTGTGTAGCCAT from Bactrocera tryoni isolate S06 chromosome 5, CSIRO_BtryS06_freeze2, whole genome shotgun sequence includes these protein-coding regions:
- the LOC120776536 gene encoding sodium- and chloride-dependent glycine transporter 2 isoform X1 codes for the protein MNSTSYRGRSSEEALDEHLKLQQQRQQAMPMTMSTTRRQLSGSTVVPPTPPPPERMRMRTDSNATSIYVIGADTTNRHIAATGGGGTAGGAQTDSNPATMERRQHNRLSWVNMRRGGEDAAQLERGGSGAVTITPSPQTTRSYISTVSTITATTGNGGDTIRSRAGGGVGAGVHIGNGTISGRTTAASGRMSTSGGTTISGSNNTLNDIISDYHSHEAASSRDFHYNNTVVASTPHMKQLSSSGSFNMTNGSTVKLLPVMDDESNQQTKCSIFRGLVLCICLNVTYANIVRFPRELDKYGSSYLIPYITLLFLVGLPIILLEISVGQFLGQSAAHTWTASPIFKGACIISRFASWLSTIWVSLQAVLAVAYIGMFIVNTLPFRECVGNVKMALNGYTVTGNSGQECLQRTFLTPFWENPMYFGMLAVGLIGIWIVVMLCTHNGRFLRRSLFFFGILGFMLLCCLTGWEVHNSFQRSYFPELWPFDSTLLMDSNIWFNALMQVLFATNCGFGALPAVTGKFLYKGDAVRTSIVYLCFNLLVNAIAVTLFMVQFDLSANSGSMIEELKPLTAVYDRVMYDRPSNELIARIIPVLIYALIVISAIVAMTVSIYTVTRLVPRHPNYVISLVALVMTIISLAAPKFIIARILDTRIVGTILITALVFELIAISWIYGVKNIYTDLEFSIGRPIFKGWMWLWCVCPAILTALLVWWCSDDDQYDLLAEYVPRWAPILLALAVIFIIACVQIFRQVEYNFFGMICEASKPAKEWGPTDPLARHAWKQWRSVCQDTGRRDFTLRRRGTRDYTHSIKKGQYSSSGKYANGHAAQQNWKQSTTGNSSPNYSGSMFGDSAIEEDISVDKFPGVSQQFMPFQNSDGKPLRYSNRSRAQPQQRSNAQQQQQPQQQYIDQHRQYQNQQLEDEPLPSPPPPPPSHVHAMRAHNANAEKHREIVYIRRLSEDGRHATRIEITPSNESITYGSSNAITANGGARNPLSRVGASGPHGAAYVKRSSSTSMAEHNRHSIVSVGGGGLVGGVAGAKLPPHNANGSADHICWRKFTVNPQEYSTEL
- the LOC120776536 gene encoding sodium- and chloride-dependent GABA transporter 1 isoform X2 — translated: MQENDKFFCAYKRYKICPKMEIPTTKYLADYLYVVHEDVPFRYYRKTKCSIFRGLVLCICLNVTYANIVRFPRELDKYGSSYLIPYITLLFLVGLPIILLEISVGQFLGQSAAHTWTASPIFKGACIISRFASWLSTIWVSLQAVLAVAYIGMFIVNTLPFRECVGNVKMALNGYTVTGNSGQECLQRTFLTPFWENPMYFGMLAVGLIGIWIVVMLCTHNGRFLRRSLFFFGILGFMLLCCLTGWEVHNSFQRSYFPELWPFDSTLLMDSNIWFNALMQVLFATNCGFGALPAVTGKFLYKGDAVRTSIVYLCFNLLVNAIAVTLFMVQFDLSANSGSMIEELKPLTAVYDRVMYDRPSNELIARIIPVLIYALIVISAIVAMTVSIYTVTRLVPRHPNYVISLVALVMTIISLAAPKFIIARILDTRIVGTILITALVFELIAISWIYGVKNIYTDLEFSIGRPIFKGWMWLWCVCPAILTALLVWWCSDDDQYDLLAEYVPRWAPILLALAVIFIIACVQIFRQVEYNFFGMICEASKPAKEWGPTDPLARHAWKQWRSVCQDTGRRDFTLRRRGTRDYTHSIKKGQYSSSGKYANGHAAQQNWKQSTTGNSSPNYSGSMFGDSAIEEDISVDKFPGVSQQFMPFQNSDGKPLRYSNRSRAQPQQRSNAQQQQQPQQQYIDQHRQYQNQQLEDEPLPSPPPPPPSHVHAMRAHNANAEKHREIVYIRRLSEDGRHATRIEITPSNESITYGSSNAITANGGARNPLSRVGASGPHGAAYVKRSSSTSMAEHNRHSIVSVGGGGLVGGVAGAKLPPHNANGSADHICWRKFTVNPQEYSTEL